One window of the Salminus brasiliensis chromosome 1, fSalBra1.hap2, whole genome shotgun sequence genome contains the following:
- the LOC140550548 gene encoding uncharacterized protein has product MAASIQDEFKLVIRCDQIESIGSTVTVPCHLSPERNAVAMEIRWFKETACICLYKYRQVTVGRGYEGRVNLFKEELERGDVSLQLRNCEELDSGHYTCQVKSIFRTEEITVAVEISHVYGWIHKLVKVEATWTEAERMKMEESALLTEFKASNILELFKRINEERQEEQERLKKARMDLDKVLKELEHKDDQLHQLQQILAEKDQKIRDLLTDMERFKQPEDPQTTGSTDSTDTVTPIKKTRSVELPPNLDGESSADPSESVPPSELRLVLLGRSGCEKSATENTILGGEKRSQVEASTVRQQSESRKGRVAGRHVTVVDTPDWFCSEQCLEELRQDVGLCVRLSAPGPHAFLLVIPVKQSTGELIGMLEKMEEIFWERCWRNTMILFTVTDEQQKKDIEELLNSGDEEIQRLVEKCQDRFHCLNTMERGDGSQVSELLEKIEEMVKGNEEGFYSSDIYYEIREMEKRITKEREENKRREIQKFKDKLDKDVHDALRSITEQIQELEKRLQQHEEQITEFDRLLKEERNDETKRELEMKLKTEIQLREETELKLKELKMSRDKMKNEMEERHRQQMKELMEMYEGEARLEAERNLMKIILPELHRTVWVLISKMQKQFLVKMGEKDRELLTLKQRLAELQEMYRQLEQDYQTALKNMEDTEAGEEEQQEKGMGAVAFGEREGVEESQNEVQRLSEAESDDGDEKKN; this is encoded by the exons ATGGCAGCTTCAATCCAAG ATGAGTTTAAACTTGTCATCCGCTGTGATCAAATTGAGTCCATTGGCTCTACTGTTACAGTGCCCTGTCACCTGTCTCCTGAGCGCAATGCTGTTGCAATGGAGATCAGGTGGTTTAAGGAGACAGCCTGTATTTGCCTCTATAAGTACAGGCAGGTGACTGTGGGGCGGGGCTATGAGGGCAGAGTGAACCTGTTCAAGGAGGAGCTAGAGAGAGGAGATGTGTCTTTACAACTGAGAAACTGTGAAGAGTTGGATTCGGGACATTATACGTGCCAAGTAAAGAGTATCTTCAGAACAGAAGAGATAACTGTAGCTGTAGAGA TCAGTCATGTCTATGGCTGGATACATAAACTGGTGAAG GTGGAGGCAACATGGACCGAAGCAGAAAGAATGAAAATGGAGGAATCTGCTCTGCTAACTG AGTTTAAGGCAAGCAATATCCTTGAGCTTTTTAAACGAATCAATGAGGAAAGGCAAGAAGAGCAGGAGCGACTGAAGAAGGCCAGAATGGATTTGGATAAAGTTTTGAAAGAACTGGAACATAAAGATGATCAACTGCATCAACTGCAACAGATTTTAGCAGAGAAAG ATCAAAAGATACGTGATTTATTGACTGACATGGAAAGATTTAAACAGCCGGAGGACCCACAGACTACTG GGTCCACAGACTCAACAGATACAGTTACACCAATCAAAAAAACAAGAAGTGTAGAACTACCTCCAAATT TGGATGGAGAATCTAGTGCAGACCCTTCAGAGTCAGTTCCCCCTTCAGAACTCAGGCTGGTGCTGCTGGGGAGAAGTGGATGTGAGAAAAGTGCAACAGAAAACACCATCCTAGGTGGAGAGAAGAGGAGCCAGGTTGAAGCTTCTACAgtgaggcagcagagtgagagcAGGAAGGGGAGGGTAGCTGGCAGGCATGTGACTGTGGTGGACACTCCAGATTGGTTCtgttctgaacagtgtctggagGAACTGAGGCAGGATGTGGGACTGTGTGTCCGTCTGTCTGCCCCAGGACCCCATGCCTTCCTCCTAGTCATCCCAGTGAAGCAGTCTACAGGAGAGTTGATAGGGATGCTGGAGAAAATGGAGGAGATCTTTTGGGAGAGATGTTGGAGGAACACCATGATTCTTTTCACTGTCACTGATGAACAACAAAAGAAAGACATTGAAGAACTGCTAAACTCTGGAGATGAGGAGATCCAGAGACTTGTAGAGAAATGTCAAGACAGATTTCACTGTCTTAACACTATGGAGAGAGGGGATGGTTCTCAAGTCTCAGAGCTGCTAGAGAAGATTGAGGAGATGGTTAAAGGAAATGAAGAGGGTTTCTACAGCAGTGATATCTACTATGAGATCAGGGAAATGGAGAAAAGAATTActaaagaaagagaagagaataaaaggagagagatacagaaattTAAAGATAAACTAGATAAGGATGTCCATGATGCTTTAAGGAGCATAACAGAGCAAATCCAGGAGCTTGAGAAGAGGCTACAGCAACATGAGGAACAAATAACTGAATTTGATAGATTAttgaaagaagagagaaatgATGAGACCAAAAGAGAGTTGGAGATGAAACTGAAAACAGAAATTCAGCTGAGGGAAGAGACTGAACTAAAACTGAAAGAACTGAAGATGTCCcgggacaaaatgaaaaatgagaTGGAGGAGAGACACAGACAACAGATGAAAGAGCTCATGGAGATGTATGAAGGAGAAGCCAGACTGGAGGCAGAGAGAAATCTCATGAAGATCATCCTGCCTGAACTCCACCGAACAGTTTGGGTTCTTATCTCAAAGATGCAGAAACAGTTCCTTGTGAAGATGGGGGAAAAGGACAGAGAATTATTGACCCTGAAACAGAGACTGGCTGAACTCCAGGAAATGTACAGACAACTGGAACAAGATTATCAGACAGCTTTAAAGAATATGGAAGACACAGAAGCAGGTGAAGAAGAACAACAAGAAAAAGGAATGGGTGCAGTGGCATttggagagagggaaggagtagaGGAAAGTCAAAATGAAGTGCAAAGATTATCAGAAGCAGAAtcagatgatggtgatgaaaaAAAGAACTAA
- the LOC140573933 gene encoding uncharacterized protein — MSSKVVYYFTVVTGQTLQVHNTIKKHLHQKIQFLRQAFIEEEADVILLFCPVVSWAESDVKAALQMISCISEIKTVFLIVLHHTINPDCSVPDSSIFVTRQNTTILDFLFNEDKGLLTCHVNENALLKITDWLEFKGKESPEEEIKRLKQGLTRLKRELTNKDKQLKEKDELIPYINRLENNLQDVNTKLEKITTLQEDHNAKHAKDEKLLEDIAQELKARRQISKFPARRTHSMEGLPPFISGEFLAPELRLVLLGKTGCGRSAAANTIMGREEKSQAEASVVRQQSKSRQVKVAGRKVTIVDTTDWFKSELSLEELRQDVGLCVHLSAPGPHAFLLVIPVKQSTGKERGMLEKMEEIFGERCWRNTMILFTVTDEVQKQTLEELVQSGDQEVQRLVEKCGNRFHCLNIKNSEDGSQVSELLEKIEKMVKGNRQKFYSSDIYLETDSQIKAMERKIKMEREEEKLQKEKELKKKQNSELQNSLRKIEGAIQEHEGNIRQLNGRIAKLERQMTEEEDEEERRKAERELTADVEQKTEMEEKIRRLIESRDRERIEMEERHRQEVEEIRETYEGEARMKAERKLMRIILSELQRNILASKSKMQEGFCKQIEEKDRELEMLKQRLSELTQAESPLTEVSQTSESEGTVGERHRGMFRLFHWLFRR; from the exons ATGAGCAGCA AAGTGGTTTATTATTTCACAGTTGTGACTGGACAAACACTACAAGTTCACAACACCATAAAGAAACATCTACATCAGAAAATACAGTTTCTGCGGCAGGCATTTATTGAGGAGGAAGCTGATGTCATTCTGCTTTTCTGCCCTGTTGTTTCTTGGGCTGAGAGCGATGTTAAAGCAGCACTACAAATGATTAGCTGTATTTCAG AAATCAAGACTGTTTTTCTAATTGTGCTCCATCACACAATTAATCCAGACTGCTCTGTACCAGACAGCAGCATATTTGTAACCAGACAAAATACAACCATATTAGACTTTCTGTTCAACGAAGACAAAGGATTATTAACATGTCATGTGAATGAAAATGCATTATTGAAGATCACGGACTGGCTGGAGTTCAAG GGGAAAGAAAGCCCTGAAGAAGAAATAAAAAGACTGAAACAAGGTCTTACAAGACTAAAAAGAG AGTTAACAAATAAGGACAAACAACTTAAAGAAAAAGATGAGCTCATACCTTACATAAACAGGCTGGAGAACAACTTGCAGGATGTGAATACCAAACTTGAAAAAATCACAACTCTTCAAGAAGATCATAATGCAAAACATGCAAAGGATGAAAAGTTGCTGGAAGATATTGCACAAGAATTAAAAGCCAGAA GACAAATATCCAAATTTCCAGCAAGGAGAACACACAGTATGGAAGGATTACCTCCATTCA TAAGTGGAGAATTCCTTGCTCCAGAGCTCAGACTGGTGCTGCTGGGGAAGACTGGATGTGGGAGGAGTGCAGCAGCAAACACCATCATGGGCAGAGAGGAGAAGAGCCAGGCTGAAGCATCTGTAGTGAGGCAGCAGAGTAAGAGCAGACAGGTTAAGGTGGCAGGGAGGAAGGTGACTATAGTAGACACTACTGACTGGTTCAAATCTGAACTCTCTCTGGAGGAACTGAGGCAGGATGTGggactgtgtgtccatctgtctgcccCAGGACCCCACGCCTTCCTTTTAGTCATACCAGTAAAGCAGTCTACAGGAAAGGAGAGAGGAATGCTGGAGAAAATGGAGGAGATATTTGGAGAGAGATGTTGGAGGAACACCATGATCCTTTTCACTGTCACTGATGAAGTCCAAAAGCAGACCCTTGAAGAGTTGGTCCAATCAGGAGACCAGGAGGTTCAGAGACTAGTAGAGAAATGCGGGAACAGATTTCATTGTCTCAACATTAAGAACAGTGAAGATGGTTCTCAGGTGTCAGAGCTGCTGGAGAAGATCGAGAAGATGGTTAAGGGAAACAGGCAGAAATTCTACAGCAGTGACATCTACCTAGAAACAGATTCTCAGATTAAAGCAATGGAGAGGAAGATCAAGatggaaagagaagaggaaaagctacagaaagagaaagaactgAAAAAGAAGCAAAACAGTGAGTTGCAAAACTCTTTAAGAAAAATTGAAGGAGCGATCCAGGAACACGAAGGAAATATCCGACAACTCAATGGTCGAATCGCTAAACTGGAGCGACAGATgacagaggaggaggatgaagaggaaaGGAGAAAAGCTGAGAGAGAACTGACagcagatgtagagcagaaaacAGAAATGGAAGAAAAGATCAGGAGACTGATAGAAAGTAGAGACAGGGAGAGGATTGAGATGgaggagagacacagacaggaGGTGGAGGAGATCAGGGAGACATATGAAGGAGAAGCCAGAATGAAAGCAGAGCGAAAACTCATGAGGATCATCCTGTCTGAACTCCAGAGAAACATCTTGGCCTCTAAGTCAAAGATGCAGGAAGGGTTCTGCAAGCAGATTgaggaaaaagacagagagctCGAGATGTTAAAGCAGAGACTCTCAGAACTTACACAGGCTGAATCACCTCTTACAGAAGTCAGCCAGACATCTGAAAGTGAGGGAACAGTAGGGGAAAGACATAGAGGAATGTTCAGGTTATTTCATTGGCTTTTTAGGAGGTAA